One genomic segment of Corvus moneduloides isolate bCorMon1 chromosome 23, bCorMon1.pri, whole genome shotgun sequence includes these proteins:
- the RPL11 gene encoding 60S ribosomal protein L11 — protein sequence MAQDQGEKENPMRELRIRKLCLNICVGESGDRLTRAAKVLEQLTGQTPVFSKARYTVRSFGIRRNEKIAVHCTVRGAKAEEILEKGLKVREYELRKNNFSDTGNFGFGIQEHIDLGIKYDPSIGIYGLDFYVVLGRPGFSIADKKRRTGNIGAKHRIGKEEAMRWFQQKYDGIILPGK from the exons ATGGCG CAAGACCAAGGTGAGAAGGAGAACCCGATGCGGGAGCTGCGGATCCGCAAACTCTGCCTCAACATCTGCGTCGGAGAGAGCGGGGATCGGCTCACCCGCGCTGCCAAAGTGCTGGAGCAGCTTACGGGGCAGACCCCCGTCTTCTCCAAAG CCCGATACACGGTGAGATCCTTTGGGATCAGGAGAAACGAGAAAATCGCTGTTCACTGCACGGTTCGCGGGGCCAAAGCAGAGGAGATTCTGGAGAAGGGGTTGAAG GTGCGAGAATACGAATTGAGAAAAAACAACTTCTCAGACACCGGGAACTTTGGCTTTGGAATCCAGGAACACATCGATCTGGGGATTAAATACGATCCCAGTATCGGTATCTACGGCCTGGATTTTTATGTG gtgctgggcagGCCGGGCTTCAGCATCGCTGACAAGAAACGCAGGACTGGCAACATCGGGGCCAAGCACAGAATTGGGAAGGAGGAAGCCATGCGCTGGTTCCAGCAAAAG tATGATGGCATCATTCTTCCTGGTAAATGA